The sequence CTTCAACCACTCTCGCATCGAACACGCCCGGGATGATCTCGCCTACCGTGGGTTGCGGCACGAGTGCGGCGAGAGCCTCGGCAGCCTTCACCAGCATGCCGGGGGTGATGCGCCGGATGCGCGCATCGAGGGCGCCCCGAAAAATACCCGGAAACACGAGCACGTTATTGAGCTGATTGGGGAAGTCGCTCCGTCCGGTCGCCACCACGGCCGCTCCGGCCGCCCTGGCCGCATCGGGCATCATCTCGGGGTCGGGATTGGCGAGGGCGAAGATGATGGGATCTTTGGCCATGACGGCGATCATCTCGGGCTTGAGCACCCCCGGCTTGCTTACACCCACGAAGGCGTCGGCTCCCTTGAGAGCATCATAGAGCATGCAGCAGGCATCGCTCTTGTTGGTGAATGAGGCCAGCAGCACTTTGAGCCAGCCCAAGTCGTCGCGATGTGATGTCACCACTCCCTTGGAATCCGTCACGATGATGTCTCCCACGCCGTAAGAGTGGAGCAGGCGCACGATGGCCGACCCCGCCGCTCCGGCACCCGAGACGACGATTTTCATTTTCGAGAGCTCCTTCCCGACCACCTTCGCCGCATTGAGCATTCCCGCCAGCACGACCGTGGCCGTGCCGTGCTGGTCATCGTGAAAGACGGGGATATCGAGTGCGGTCGAAAGACGCTGTTCGATCTCGACGCAGCGCGGGGCCGAAATATCCTCCAGATTGATGCCGCCGAACACGGGCGCAAGGGCCGTCACGATGCGCACGATCTCCTCCACGTTCTGTGTTTCGAGCGCGATGGGAAAAGCATCGACGCCTGCGAACCGCTTGAAGAGCGCGCACTTGCCCTCCATCACCGGCAGCGACGCCTTGGCCCCGATGTTGCCGAGGCCCAAGACGGCCGAGCCGTCGGTGATCACCGCGACGGTGTGCGATTTGATCGTGTAGCGGTACACCTGCTCGGGATCCTGTGCGATCGCCCGGCAGGGGGCCGCCACGCCGGGAGTGTAGGCGAGCGAGAGATCTTCTTTCGTCTCGAGCGGGACGGTGGTTTCCACGCGCAATTTTCCCCGTACCTTCGCGTGGAGATCGAGAGAAGCGTCATCGTAGGACATGAGGGCACAAGAGGAATGGGCCGCGAGTATACAGCACGAAAGAATGTCAACTTCTCTAGACATCTCGGTCCTGCTGCCTATACTGCCCCGGACGATGTCGGAGGAGGCTGGTCCTTGGCAGCAAAGGAGGCTTAGCCATGAGACAGTGTGCACTGAGCTCGGACGAGCTGGGAGCTGCACTGAAGATTCGCACCCAGAGGCGTGTTATTGATGTGCAGGGTAACGGCTCAGGTTTCCCGTGGTTTCCCGAGGGGCTTGCGGTTCCCTTGGGTGTTGATCGCAATGATCGTCCCCGTCACCTCTGCGAAGAGGAGCGGACGATCAGGGGTTTCTCTCTTGTGTTTCCCGTCGTCTTCTACGACGCAGGGACGGACACGAGGAGGGGACCCGAAGAATCCTTCAGGCCCTACTGGATCGAGTGGATGGCTATCCATACTTGGATGCCGATGCCCGATCAAGGCGCATGGAGGGACGGTACCATCCTGGAGGGAGTCAATGCCGTGGCGCAGACGCCTGAAGTGGGCAGCCTGCGCTGCCATGACTACGCCTGGCACCAGACATCTGGGCAGGTCTATCTCCTGGGTGAAAAGCTTGTGGTGCATTGTGGAGGGAGCGGTTCCTTCCACCATCGGCTCTTCGTGCGAACGGCGCTTTGTCCGTGCCCGCCGCGAGAGCTGGTGCGATACTAGAACCTGGCAATGAATGCCCCGGACTGGCTGATGTCGACATCGCTCATTGCACCGTTTTCCGGGAGACTGGAAAGCGGTGCTTTTTTAGGAAATGCTCATGGTTTTTGGCTTGCAGACTGGCGAATCCAAGGGAGTTTTCAGGGTTGACCGGGAGGGCTAGAATCCAGATGTCCTTTCCCCCCCATCTCTCATGCCCAAGAAATCCCGCTCGAAGAAGAAGGCCAAGAAAGTGACGAAGAGAAAGGTGAAGAAGACCGCGAAGCGCAAGCCCGCTCGCCGTGCGAAAAAAGCGGCGAAGAAAGTGAAGAAGGTGAAGAAAGTGAAAAAGGCGAAGAGGAAGACCAAGGCCAAGGCCGCCAAGAAAGTCACTGCAGCCAGGAAGAAGCTGGTGAAGACGATTGCAGAGAAAGTGATCGGCAAGGTGACGCACTACTACGATCACATCGGAGTCGCCGTGGTCGATGTGCAGTCCACGATCCGCGTGGGAGATACGATCCGCCTCAGACACGGGGACCGCGAGTTCACGCAGACCGTGCAATCCCTGCAGGTGAATCACACTCCCATTGCCTCCGCTGCCAAGGGGCAGGAAGTGGGCATGAAGGTGAATGAGGTGGCCGCGGAGGGAACGCTCGTGCTTCCGGCGTAAGTGCGCAATGCAGAATCGGTCCTCCAGCTCCGGCAGAGATTCCGTGGCGCGTACGGTCGGACAGACCTTTGCGACCCTGCAACACCTCATGGATCTCACGTTCGTCTGGGGCAGCCGCAAGTTGAAGCAGGTGGGGGGCGAACCTGCAGAGCAGACAAAGCGGAAAGGTGCTGTGGCTCTGCTGAAGCGCAGTGGGCGGGCGACGGCACGGTTTCTCGGGACGATGGGGGATGCCTACTATGAGTGGTATGAAAGACTGAAGGCCCGGAAGATGAAGGAATGAGGATGCTTGTATGAATTATTGCCACCTCTGTCAGGTGATAGAGCAGGGATCAGTCCCTTGCTGAAGAATCAATACATCTGTTTCTTTTATGGGGGGCTTAAGGAACCTTGTTCGCCTGCCTGCCGGCAGGCAGGGTTCCCTCAGCCCCCCATACCCCCGTCACCTTCCTAACAGTAACCCGCACCGATCTAACCACTCGTTTCTGCCTGTCACCTATCCGTTCTATGCAGAGGTGTGTGTTTTTGTTGGTTTCTGATTTCTTCGTATAATCATCGCGAAGTTGTGAGATGTTCTCCGCCGTGTCGCGCAGCGACATCAATCATTCGTGCCGAAGCGCGGGTCTCGCGGGTTCCCGCGCTGGAGGCACTCCTCTCAAGGGAAAAGAGAGCTCATGAGAGAAAAACCGTTAGGTTTGTCTCTCATGAAAGCTGTACAATGACCTCCCGGATATGGATCCGGTTCAGCAGTTTCTGCGGCAGAAGCATGTGTATACCTTCGGCGTCGCCGCCCTCTTCTTGGCCGTGCTGGCGGTGTACCTCCCCAGCCTCGCACATCCTTTCATGAGCGACGATTACCACGTGCTCGCCGCGCTCGCGAGCCAGCCCAAGGATCTCGTCTTCTTCTTCACGGGGAACGGCAAGTACCTGATCCCCGTCACGAAGCTCTTCTGGGTCGTGCAGTACGCGCTGTTTCAGACGAATGCGTGGGGGTTCCACCTCGCTTCTCTCCTGCTGCACCTCGCCAATACCGCTCTCGTCACCCTCTTCTTTACGCGACTGTTCCGATCCAAGTGGCAAGGGCTCCTCACCGGCGTCTTCTTCGGTCTCTCGGCCAGCCACTGGCGCACGACCATGTGGATTTCTGCTCAGGTAAAGCTGCTTGCGGCTCTCTTTCTGCTGCTCGCACTCCTCTCGTTCCTCTCGTTTCTGCGCACGGGGCAGTGGCGCTTTCTCTGGGGAACGGCACTCGCACAAGTGGCCATGCCCTTTGCGAGCGCGCTCGGCATGGAACTGCCCTTCATCCTGCTCACGCTGTACCTCTTTCAGAGGCAGGTCGATCCCAAG is a genomic window of Candidatus Peribacter riflensis containing:
- a CDS encoding Malic enzyme, with translation MSYDDASLDLHAKVRGKLRVETTVPLETKEDLSLAYTPGVAAPCRAIAQDPEQVYRYTIKSHTVAVITDGSAVLGLGNIGAKASLPVMEGKCALFKRFAGVDAFPIALETQNVEEIVRIVTALAPVFGGINLEDISAPRCVEIEQRLSTALDIPVFHDDQHGTATVVLAGMLNAAKVVGKELSKMKIVVSGAGAAGSAIVRLLHSYGVGDIIVTDSKGVVTSHRDDLGWLKVLLASFTNKSDACCMLYDALKGADAFVGVSKPGVLKPEMIAVMAKDPIIFALANPDPEMMPDAARAAGAAVVATGRSDFPNQLNNVLVFPGIFRGALDARIRRITPGMLVKAAEALAALVPQPTVGEIIPGVFDARVVEAVSAAVSH